A single genomic interval of Zobellia nedashkovskayae harbors:
- a CDS encoding TonB-dependent receptor has protein sequence MKYFISALALVILSHVGFSQETTVTGKITDNTKMPLFGVNVLLKNTSTGTQTNEAGSFELNHLTNGDYILSLSYLGFKTKEIPFSVAGNQNVTLPEIVLYEGNEILNEVIVEAERRNKFSRKQTAYVSKMPLKNIENPQVYNTITNQLLISQSVNTFQDALVNAAGITQLWSSTGRSGDGAGYYSSRGFAVQPQLVNGVAGITNGFINPSNVERVEVIKGPSGTLFGSSVTSYGGLINIVTKKPYNSTGGEITVSGGSNDFAKLNVDVNISDGEKLSFRLNGGFQKDNSFQDAGFKKSVFIAPSLSYKVNNNVSLNFSYEASGNEQTNETFLFLNRYGPIAFNSIEDLDYDTNLSFTSNDVTIDNITQNYRGEIAWKMTDNWSSQTLIAGGLAKSLGYYTYLWNTADYTDPAAPVGTENFSLYAQDTDSRTKTLNLQQNFNGTFYLGDLENKLLVGLDYLDSKTIDKSSNWGYLHSINLQGDLIFGEPAINAENLSAALSGLGNLDSDVRQNVFGAYVSDVIHIIPSLSVMASVRYDRFDYEGDVNTVDDDDTEYTESTFSPKFGIVFQPILDQLSVFANYQNGFSYVNPQYITDFSTGETVLQSYDVEEANQFEVGMKSNLFHNKLEATLSYYNINVDNKYYWATQTQDLEINSQGIELEVNANPTEGLHIHTGFSYNDSEITDSPSAPNLEGNRYGESGPEITYNFWTDYKFLKNFGIGAGFNGASEYDTMVDYKATTGIFYIPAYTIVNASVYYETDKFRFGIKGNNLADTSYYSGWSTVTPQQRRTILGTLSFKF, from the coding sequence ATGAAATATTTTATATCAGCCTTAGCGTTAGTAATCCTCTCTCACGTTGGTTTTTCCCAAGAAACAACTGTAACCGGAAAAATAACGGACAACACCAAAATGCCTCTTTTTGGTGTAAACGTCCTCCTAAAAAATACGAGTACCGGAACCCAAACCAACGAAGCGGGTTCTTTTGAACTTAACCATCTTACCAACGGAGATTATATTCTTTCCCTCTCCTATTTGGGATTCAAAACCAAGGAAATTCCATTTTCGGTTGCCGGTAATCAAAACGTAACCTTACCTGAGATTGTTCTTTACGAAGGAAATGAAATTCTTAACGAAGTAATCGTTGAAGCCGAACGACGGAACAAGTTTTCTAGAAAGCAAACAGCGTATGTTTCTAAAATGCCCTTAAAGAATATAGAGAACCCACAGGTCTACAACACCATTACAAATCAATTACTTATTTCCCAGTCCGTTAACACCTTCCAAGATGCTTTAGTAAATGCTGCGGGTATTACACAATTATGGTCCTCTACAGGTAGAAGTGGCGATGGTGCCGGGTATTATTCTAGTCGTGGTTTTGCCGTTCAACCGCAATTGGTAAATGGCGTTGCCGGAATTACAAATGGGTTTATCAACCCGTCTAATGTAGAACGTGTGGAAGTCATAAAAGGACCTTCTGGAACTTTATTCGGAAGCTCGGTTACCTCTTATGGTGGCTTGATTAATATTGTCACCAAAAAACCATATAACAGCACTGGGGGAGAGATAACGGTATCTGGCGGTTCAAATGATTTTGCCAAACTAAATGTAGATGTAAATATCTCTGATGGGGAAAAATTATCGTTCCGTTTAAATGGTGGTTTTCAAAAAGACAACAGCTTTCAAGATGCCGGTTTTAAGAAGTCGGTTTTTATAGCGCCATCACTTTCATACAAGGTTAACAACAACGTATCCTTAAACTTTTCTTATGAAGCATCAGGAAATGAACAAACTAATGAGACATTCTTGTTTCTAAACAGATATGGTCCTATTGCTTTTAATTCTATTGAAGATTTAGATTACGATACCAATTTATCATTTACGAGCAACGATGTTACCATAGATAATATCACCCAGAATTATAGAGGAGAAATTGCGTGGAAAATGACGGACAATTGGTCTTCTCAAACCCTAATAGCAGGCGGATTGGCAAAATCTTTAGGCTACTACACCTATTTATGGAACACTGCAGATTATACAGATCCAGCAGCTCCCGTAGGTACAGAAAACTTTAGCCTATATGCACAAGACACAGATTCTAGAACCAAGACCTTAAACCTTCAGCAAAACTTTAATGGCACCTTTTATTTAGGGGATTTAGAAAATAAATTATTAGTCGGTTTAGATTACCTAGACTCTAAAACTATAGACAAAAGCTCTAACTGGGGATACTTACATTCTATAAACCTACAGGGCGATTTAATATTTGGTGAGCCAGCAATTAATGCCGAGAATTTAAGTGCTGCATTATCTGGTTTAGGAAATCTAGATTCTGATGTTAGACAAAATGTATTTGGAGCCTATGTCTCAGATGTTATCCATATTATACCTTCTTTATCCGTTATGGCAAGTGTGCGTTATGACCGATTTGATTATGAAGGCGATGTTAATACGGTAGATGATGATGACACTGAATATACCGAATCTACTTTCTCCCCAAAGTTTGGTATTGTTTTCCAACCCATTTTAGATCAGTTATCCGTTTTTGCGAATTACCAAAATGGATTTTCTTATGTAAATCCGCAATACATCACCGACTTTTCCACAGGTGAAACCGTATTACAATCCTATGATGTTGAAGAAGCAAACCAATTTGAAGTGGGGATGAAATCTAATCTATTCCATAATAAATTAGAAGCTACATTAAGCTATTACAACATAAACGTAGACAACAAATATTACTGGGCGACACAAACACAGGATTTAGAAATAAACAGCCAAGGTATTGAGCTTGAAGTAAACGCCAACCCAACTGAAGGGTTACACATACATACCGGTTTTAGTTACAACGATTCTGAAATTACAGATTCTCCTTCTGCGCCAAATCTAGAAGGGAATAGGTATGGTGAATCCGGTCCGGAAATTACCTATAACTTTTGGACGGACTATAAGTTTCTAAAAAACTTTGGTATAGGGGCTGGTTTTAATGGCGCTAGCGAATATGATACTATGGTTGACTATAAAGCAACAACGGGAATTTTTTACATCCCAGCGTACACCATTGTTAATGCTTCTGTCTACTATGAAACGGATAAATTTAGATTTGGTATTAAAGGAAATAACCTAGCTGATACATCTTATTATTCCGGGTGGAGTACGGTAACACCACAGCAAAGAAGAACAATTCTAGGTACGTTAAGTTTTAAATTTTAA
- a CDS encoding PepSY-associated TM helix domain-containing protein has protein sequence MAIKKHILTLHKILGLATGVVVFIVAITGCLWAFRAEIESTYDQYKKVVPQDQTILTPTQAKFLAGEVFPDNHIHGTLFKKADDAIEVIFYDAEPEFYQSVFLNPYTGEVIQVDNHLTGFFAFVLKGHIRLWLPKDIGEQVVGASILLFIFIIISGFILWLPKKKKNLKQRLKFDWKKTTRWKRKNFDLHTVVGFYICSFALILAFTGSMMSYKWLMYGVYKSFGGDKDVAFIIPENNSEPLVNANEIPMDRLIVKLMKESPEATAYELHYPTSENESIYVEVSNSEDLFYDADFRFFDQNTLEEIETTSIYGKYKNGKAADKIVRMTYDIHIGAIGGITGKIIAFLVSLLTATLPVTGVLLWYGRKYKKKRELDTVKFDYNN, from the coding sequence ATGGCGATAAAAAAACACATACTTACACTACACAAAATCTTAGGCCTGGCCACAGGAGTGGTTGTCTTTATCGTGGCCATTACCGGATGCTTATGGGCTTTTAGGGCAGAAATAGAAAGCACTTACGACCAATATAAAAAAGTAGTTCCCCAAGACCAAACCATCCTCACTCCCACCCAGGCTAAATTTCTTGCTGGAGAAGTGTTTCCTGACAACCACATTCATGGTACTTTATTCAAAAAAGCCGATGATGCCATAGAGGTTATTTTTTATGATGCGGAACCTGAATTTTATCAAAGTGTGTTTTTAAATCCGTATACGGGAGAAGTGATTCAAGTTGATAATCACCTTACCGGTTTTTTTGCCTTTGTACTAAAAGGGCATATTCGCTTATGGCTGCCTAAAGATATTGGAGAACAGGTAGTAGGCGCATCCATTTTACTCTTCATTTTCATCATAATCTCCGGCTTTATCCTATGGCTTCCCAAAAAGAAAAAAAACTTAAAACAACGCCTAAAATTTGATTGGAAAAAAACAACACGTTGGAAACGTAAAAACTTTGATTTACATACCGTGGTAGGTTTCTACATATGTTCATTCGCATTGATTTTAGCTTTTACCGGTTCTATGATGTCCTACAAGTGGCTTATGTACGGTGTGTATAAATCTTTTGGCGGAGATAAGGACGTAGCATTTATTATTCCAGAAAACAACAGCGAACCACTGGTTAACGCCAATGAAATTCCCATGGACCGGTTGATCGTAAAACTAATGAAGGAATCTCCGGAGGCCACCGCTTACGAGCTCCACTACCCTACCTCTGAAAATGAAAGTATTTACGTGGAAGTCTCAAACAGCGAAGACCTTTTTTATGATGCCGATTTTCGTTTTTTTGACCAAAATACCTTGGAAGAAATAGAGACTACTAGTATTTACGGGAAGTACAAAAATGGCAAAGCAGCCGACAAGATTGTACGTATGACCTACGACATCCATATTGGTGCCATTGGTGGAATTACCGGAAAAATAATTGCCTTTTTAGTAAGCTTGTTAACCGCTACTTTACCAGTAACGGGTGTGCTATTATGGTATGGCCGCAAGTATAAGAAAAAAAGAGAATTGGATACAGTTAAATTTGACTATAATAATTGA